The proteins below are encoded in one region of Pacificitalea manganoxidans:
- a CDS encoding type 2 periplasmic-binding domain-containing protein — MKMTLLMASLSLAVSTAAAQANTRLLVNCFFGSGHQVCTDVIPAWIEEVETVTDGRVTARILPKSVAPPPEQLAAVERGLADVAVQFNGLIQNRIQGPIVAMQPFVGVYDAEKMSVALWETNREFFPDEFDSVHLLSQFVISPGRLYSQTDTPINSLEELASRKIWALPGPLAEITKKLKAGVVSTPAVQSNEIISRGVVDGFLGVDADALKSFQLMPYAKSNTHFAKPIYTTSFSMFINPNTWAEISAEDQAAIEEISGAKLAAAFGRAWDASSARAEAEYADVGIEVIEADPAFEAALVEASAFVTEKWLTDAAAAGIDAEAALEFYKSRLAE, encoded by the coding sequence ATGAAAATGACACTCTTGATGGCATCGCTGTCTCTCGCTGTTTCGACAGCGGCGGCACAGGCGAATACACGGCTATTGGTCAATTGCTTCTTTGGATCCGGCCATCAGGTCTGCACCGATGTTATCCCGGCGTGGATCGAAGAGGTCGAGACCGTGACCGACGGACGGGTCACCGCGCGCATCCTGCCCAAATCCGTCGCCCCGCCGCCCGAACAGCTTGCTGCTGTAGAACGGGGGCTGGCCGATGTGGCGGTGCAGTTCAACGGCCTGATCCAGAACCGGATTCAGGGTCCGATCGTGGCGATGCAGCCCTTTGTCGGGGTCTATGACGCCGAGAAGATGAGCGTGGCGCTGTGGGAAACCAACCGCGAGTTCTTCCCCGACGAGTTCGACAGCGTGCATCTGCTGTCGCAGTTCGTGATTTCGCCGGGGCGGCTATACAGCCAGACCGACACGCCGATCAATTCGCTCGAAGAACTGGCCTCGCGCAAGATCTGGGCCCTGCCCGGACCGCTGGCCGAGATCACCAAGAAGCTGAAAGCCGGTGTGGTATCGACCCCTGCCGTGCAGTCGAACGAAATCATCTCGCGCGGGGTTGTGGACGGGTTTCTGGGCGTCGACGCGGATGCGCTCAAGTCGTTTCAGTTGATGCCCTACGCAAAATCGAACACCCATTTTGCCAAGCCGATCTACACCACGTCCTTTTCGATGTTCATCAACCCCAACACATGGGCGGAAATCTCGGCCGAGGATCAGGCTGCGATCGAGGAGATCAGTGGCGCAAAGCTCGCCGCCGCGTTTGGCCGCGCATGGGATGCCTCCAGCGCCCGCGCCGAGGCGGAATATGCCGATGTGGGCATCGAGGTGATCGAGGCAGACCCGGCCTTTGAAGCGGCGCTGGTGGAGGCGTCGGCCTTCGTCACCGAAAAATGGCTGACCGATGCCGCCGCCGCTGGCATCGATGCCGAAGCCGCGCTGGAGTTCTACAAATCCCGGCTGGCGGAATAA
- a CDS encoding ABC transporter permease, with protein MRRISGTVITLMIVLPVVLGLAHSVMASFGHLPILGRQGPDLSAWAALLAEPGFWRAVVLSLWTGLGATVLSLVLALGAVAASQHRAAGLRRVLAPLLAVPHAALAIGLAFVIAPSGWIARGLAPLIGWDRPPDLATVGDAWGLALILGLVLKEAPFLIAILLAALSQIPLGAQMAAGRALGYGRASVWLWVLVPQLWPLIRLPVLIVLAYSVSVVDMALILGPSNPPTLSVMVARLVTDPDLHAMLPASAGALAQLALTAVATVLLWGGAWACGRMGRFMLRRGARCQALDRGFALPVAALAGLLMLAALTAAALAVWSISFSWRWPDLWPDRLTAATWMTRSGWAHAAQNALCIAVTSSVLAVALAIGWLEGGDRAGRRGLAGWMRAAVALPLILPQLSVLIGLSGLLLRTDIAPFVAVVWGHLLFVFPYVLIALAGPWVALDPQLDRTAAALGVGPWRRLWRVKLPVLLAPLALAVALGFAVSIAQYLPTLFLGGGRIATLTTEAVALSSGSDRRVAAVHATLQAGLPWVVYLIALIGPALLYRNRLGLKGGT; from the coding sequence ATGCGCAGGATCAGCGGCACGGTCATCACCCTGATGATCGTGCTGCCCGTCGTTTTGGGGTTGGCGCATAGCGTGATGGCCAGCTTCGGACATCTGCCCATTCTTGGCAGGCAGGGTCCGGACCTAAGCGCATGGGCCGCGTTGCTGGCAGAGCCGGGGTTCTGGCGCGCGGTGGTGCTGTCGCTTTGGACGGGGCTTGGCGCGACGGTGTTGTCTTTGGTCCTAGCGCTTGGTGCCGTGGCGGCGTCGCAGCACCGCGCCGCAGGGCTGCGCCGGGTGCTGGCGCCGCTGCTGGCCGTGCCCCACGCGGCGCTGGCGATCGGGCTGGCCTTTGTCATTGCGCCTTCCGGGTGGATCGCGCGGGGGCTGGCACCGCTCATCGGCTGGGATCGCCCCCCAGATCTCGCCACGGTGGGGGATGCTTGGGGGCTGGCGCTGATCCTTGGGCTGGTGCTGAAGGAAGCGCCGTTCCTGATCGCGATCCTTCTGGCGGCGTTGTCCCAAATCCCGCTTGGTGCACAGATGGCGGCAGGGCGTGCATTGGGCTATGGGCGGGCTTCGGTCTGGCTGTGGGTGCTGGTGCCGCAACTATGGCCGCTGATCCGGTTGCCGGTGCTGATCGTGCTGGCCTATTCAGTCTCGGTCGTGGACATGGCGCTGATCCTCGGTCCGTCGAACCCGCCCACCCTGTCGGTGATGGTAGCGCGTCTGGTCACCGATCCTGATCTTCACGCGATGCTGCCCGCCTCCGCCGGGGCGTTGGCACAACTGGCCCTGACGGCAGTGGCGACGGTGCTTCTGTGGGGCGGTGCGTGGGCCTGCGGGCGGATGGGACGGTTCATGCTGCGACGGGGCGCGCGGTGTCAGGCGCTGGACCGGGGCTTTGCCCTGCCTGTTGCGGCGCTTGCGGGGCTGCTGATGCTCGCGGCACTGACGGCAGCGGCGCTTGCGGTATGGTCGATTTCGTTCTCGTGGCGCTGGCCTGATCTCTGGCCGGATCGGCTGACTGCTGCGACATGGATGACACGGTCCGGTTGGGCGCATGCGGCACAAAATGCGCTTTGCATCGCTGTTACCTCCTCCGTGCTGGCGGTGGCTCTGGCCATCGGTTGGCTCGAAGGCGGGGATCGCGCGGGGCGGCGTGGGCTGGCAGGGTGGATGCGCGCTGCGGTGGCCTTGCCGCTAATCCTGCCGCAACTGTCGGTTCTGATCGGTCTGTCAGGGCTGCTGCTGCGGACGGATATCGCCCCGTTTGTGGCGGTTGTCTGGGGCCATCTGCTATTTGTATTTCCCTATGTCCTGATCGCGCTGGCCGGGCCGTGGGTTGCGCTCGATCCGCAGCTTGATCGCACGGCGGCGGCCCTTGGGGTCGGCCCGTGGCGGAGGCTCTGGCGCGTCAAGCTGCCGGTGCTGCTGGCGCCTTTGGCGCTGGCGGTGGCGCTGGGGTTTGCGGTGTCGATTGCGCAATATCTGCCGACGCTGTTTCTGGGAGGCGGGCGGATCGCGACCCTGACGACCGAGGCGGTGGCGCTTTCTTCGGGTTCGGATCGTCGTGTCGCGGCAGTGCATGCCACGCTGCAAGCAGGCCTGCCGTGGGTCGTCTACCTTATCGCGCTAATCGGGCCGGCGCTGCTTTATCGTAACCGGCTTGGCCTGAAAGGGGGCACCTGA
- a CDS encoding ATP-binding cassette domain-containing protein, with amino-acid sequence MSLDLTRVTVLRPDGAALFPQIDLSIPPGTIATLTGASGVGKSTLLDAVGGHLSANFRMQGRVLLDGRDVTELPAERRCIGVMFQQAVMFPHLSLADNLAFGLHPSVRGRAARQAAVTEALDMAGLTGMGARDPATLSGGQRARAALMRTLLARPCAVLLDEPFSALDPERRHEIRAFALATIRSSGIPALLVTHDRADADAAGGPVVALS; translated from the coding sequence ATGAGCTTGGACCTGACCCGCGTGACGGTTCTGCGCCCGGACGGAGCCGCGCTGTTCCCCCAGATCGATCTGTCCATTCCGCCGGGCACGATTGCCACGCTGACCGGCGCGTCGGGCGTCGGGAAATCGACGCTGCTGGATGCTGTCGGGGGCCATCTGTCGGCCAATTTCCGTATGCAGGGCAGAGTGCTGCTCGATGGGCGCGATGTCACCGAGTTACCAGCCGAACGGCGCTGTATCGGGGTGATGTTCCAGCAGGCGGTGATGTTCCCGCATCTGTCGCTGGCGGACAACCTCGCCTTCGGGCTGCATCCGTCGGTCCGCGGGCGTGCCGCGCGGCAGGCTGCGGTGACCGAAGCGCTGGACATGGCCGGGCTGACGGGAATGGGCGCACGCGATCCGGCGACCCTGTCGGGCGGCCAACGCGCCCGTGCTGCGCTGATGCGGACCCTGTTGGCCCGTCCCTGCGCCGTGCTGCTGGATGAGCCCTTCTCCGCGCTCGATCCTGAGCGGCGTCATGAAATTCGTGCGTTCGCACTGGCGACCATCCGCAGCAGCGGCATTCCCGCGCTTCTCGTCACCCATGACCGGGCAGATGCGGATGCGGCCGGGGGGCCAGTGGTGGCCCTGAGCTAG
- a CDS encoding heparinase II/III family protein has protein sequence MARDGDTETWTARRGRVMDRVHARLAAATVPRGTAEFASRPEPRSIGSPRRGRHLTAGSFLFAGHLVDAPDTAIWDLEMPAPGFEQALHGFLWLDDLAALGDIRARTRAQDWTWDWIARFGTGRGPGWTPALTGRRLTRWVHHGTFLLAGRDAAARGQFFGALAAQTTYLSRRWRGATPGLPRVEALSGLLFAGLAVTGQERHAGRAVRALIRECDDQIDADGALASRNPEDLLDIFTLLTWVGQALGSAGQPVPEPLRAACARIAPTLRALRHVDGGLARFHGGGRGAEGWLDHALAASGVRAAQRAPAEGREPLTLAMGFARLSAGRCSVLVDAAPPPQGAAARTGHASTLAFEMTSARRPLIVNCGSGASFGETWRRAGRATPSHSTLCVDGVSSSRFAREHDGDAPAGLPAADLLAETPRDVRVQAGAAGAARSLLTGHDGWVATHGLTHMRKLVLARDGREIAGEDTLGAMTEQHRRRFERVVAEGALRGIAFRIRFHLHPDVEPSIDDDPDLNGGHGVTLALRSGEVWRFRHDGTAVLSVEPSVYLEPGRLKPRATRQLVLSGRVLDYACQIGWTLGKAQDTPQGIRDLARGDDDDMAFD, from the coding sequence ATGGCACGCGATGGCGATACCGAAACCTGGACGGCGCGGCGCGGGCGCGTGATGGACCGGGTGCATGCACGGCTGGCCGCCGCCACGGTGCCGCGCGGAACGGCGGAGTTCGCGTCCCGCCCCGAACCACGCAGCATCGGCAGCCCCCGGCGCGGCAGGCACCTGACGGCGGGCAGCTTTCTGTTCGCGGGGCATCTTGTCGATGCGCCCGATACCGCGATCTGGGATCTGGAGATGCCCGCGCCGGGGTTCGAACAGGCGCTGCATGGGTTTTTGTGGCTCGACGATCTGGCGGCGCTGGGCGACATCCGCGCCCGGACGCGCGCGCAGGATTGGACGTGGGACTGGATCGCGCGGTTCGGCACCGGGCGCGGACCGGGCTGGACGCCTGCGCTGACGGGGCGGCGGCTGACGCGGTGGGTCCATCACGGCACTTTTCTATTGGCTGGGCGGGACGCGGCGGCGCGCGGGCAGTTCTTTGGCGCTTTGGCGGCGCAGACAACCTATTTATCGCGGCGCTGGCGCGGGGCGACGCCGGGCCTGCCGCGGGTGGAGGCGCTGTCGGGGCTGCTGTTCGCCGGGCTTGCGGTCACGGGACAGGAACGGCACGCGGGGCGGGCGGTGCGGGCGCTGATCCGCGAATGTGACGATCAGATCGATGCCGATGGCGCGCTGGCCTCGCGCAATCCCGAAGACCTGCTGGACATCTTTACCCTGCTGACATGGGTGGGGCAGGCGCTGGGCAGTGCCGGGCAGCCGGTGCCGGAGCCGCTGCGCGCCGCCTGCGCGCGGATCGCGCCGACGCTGCGGGCGCTACGCCATGTGGATGGCGGCTTGGCGCGGTTCCACGGGGGCGGGCGCGGGGCGGAGGGTTGGCTGGATCATGCACTGGCCGCGTCGGGCGTGCGCGCGGCGCAACGCGCCCCGGCGGAAGGGCGCGAGCCGCTGACGCTGGCGATGGGGTTTGCGCGGCTGTCGGCGGGGCGCTGTTCGGTGCTGGTCGATGCCGCACCGCCGCCGCAGGGCGCGGCGGCCCGCACCGGCCATGCTTCGACCCTCGCTTTTGAAATGACCTCCGCGCGCAGGCCGCTGATCGTCAATTGCGGCTCGGGCGCGTCCTTTGGCGAAACCTGGCGCCGGGCCGGACGGGCCACGCCCAGCCATTCGACATTATGCGTCGACGGCGTGTCGTCCTCGCGGTTCGCGCGCGAACATGATGGCGACGCCCCGGCGGGCCTGCCGGCGGCGGATCTGCTGGCAGAAACCCCGCGGGATGTGCGGGTGCAGGCGGGTGCAGCGGGCGCTGCGCGCAGCCTGCTGACCGGGCATGACGGCTGGGTCGCGACCCACGGGCTGACCCATATGCGTAAATTGGTGCTGGCGCGCGACGGGCGCGAGATAGCGGGCGAGGATACGCTGGGCGCGATGACGGAACAGCACCGCCGCCGGTTCGAGCGGGTGGTGGCGGAAGGCGCTTTGCGCGGTATCGCCTTTCGCATCCGGTTCCATCTGCATCCCGACGTGGAGCCGAGCATCGACGACGATCCCGACCTGAACGGCGGGCATGGGGTGACGCTGGCGCTGCGGTCCGGCGAAGTCTGGCGTTTCCGCCATGACGGGACCGCCGTGCTGAGTGTCGAGCCTTCGGTCTACCTGGAGCCCGGACGGCTGAAGCCCCGCGCAACCCGGCAGCTGGTGCTTTCGGGGCGGGTTCTGGATTATGCCTGTCAGATCGGCTGGACCTTGGGCAAGGCTCAGGATACCCCGCAGGGCATCCGCGACCTGGCACGCGGGGACGATGACGATATGGCTTTCGATTGA
- a CDS encoding ABC transporter substrate-binding protein, whose amino-acid sequence MKTHLAALVAGLSITPAMAEDWSDVQGRAAGQTVYFHAWGGDQRTNDFIASVGEEVLVEEGVTLRHVRLADTADAVARVLAEHAAGREDNGSVDMIWLNGPNFLAMKQQGLLHGPFVADLPNAQYLDLSEGSANSTDFTVPVEGLASPWRLARFVFTYDSARIDPPPADMAGFVEWAAAHPGRVTHPDPANFMGATFLKQALIELAPEDVDLSVPPTEESFATATAPLWQWYDALRPHLWRQGGSFPANESVQHQLLNDGEVDVSMSFDPASAAAGIEDGLLPETVRVHVPAGGSIGNVSFVAIPKNAAHVDGAKVVANALLAPDTQARMQNIEVLGSFAVLDPARLDEAGKAAFDALPTAPALPDRSDLGASLPEPHPDWATRLTDAWKARYTK is encoded by the coding sequence ATGAAAACCCACCTCGCCGCATTGGTCGCTGGACTGAGCATCACCCCCGCCATGGCCGAGGATTGGTCGGATGTGCAGGGCCGGGCAGCAGGGCAAACGGTCTATTTCCATGCTTGGGGCGGCGATCAGCGCACGAATGATTTCATCGCCTCCGTGGGGGAGGAGGTGCTGGTCGAAGAGGGCGTAACCCTGCGCCATGTCCGGCTTGCCGATACTGCCGATGCTGTCGCGCGGGTGCTGGCCGAACATGCCGCCGGGCGGGAGGACAACGGTTCCGTCGATATGATCTGGCTCAACGGGCCGAACTTTCTGGCGATGAAGCAGCAAGGACTTCTGCACGGGCCTTTCGTGGCGGACCTGCCCAATGCGCAGTATCTCGACCTGTCCGAAGGCTCCGCCAACAGCACTGATTTCACCGTGCCGGTCGAAGGTCTGGCCAGCCCGTGGCGGCTGGCACGCTTTGTCTTCACCTATGACAGCGCCCGGATCGATCCGCCGCCTGCCGATATGGCGGGATTTGTCGAGTGGGCCGCCGCCCACCCGGGGCGGGTGACACACCCAGACCCGGCGAATTTCATGGGCGCGACGTTTCTAAAGCAAGCGTTGATCGAACTAGCCCCCGAAGATGTCGACCTGTCTGTGCCGCCGACGGAGGAAAGCTTCGCCACGGCAACGGCGCCGCTGTGGCAGTGGTATGATGCGTTGCGTCCGCATCTGTGGCGGCAGGGGGGCTCCTTTCCCGCCAATGAATCCGTGCAGCACCAGTTGCTGAACGATGGCGAGGTCGATGTCAGCATGTCGTTCGATCCGGCCTCTGCCGCTGCCGGGATCGAGGATGGTCTACTACCTGAAACGGTGCGCGTGCATGTCCCCGCCGGGGGAAGCATCGGCAATGTGAGTTTCGTCGCGATTCCCAAAAACGCAGCCCATGTCGACGGGGCCAAGGTCGTGGCCAACGCCCTGCTTGCGCCCGACACCCAAGCGCGCATGCAGAATATCGAGGTGCTGGGATCGTTCGCGGTGCTGGACCCCGCGCGACTCGATGAGGCCGGGAAGGCAGCGTTCGATGCCCTGCCCACGGCCCCGGCCTTACCGGATCGTAGCGATCTGGGGGCGTCGCTGCCCGAGCCGCATCCGGACTGGGCCACGCGCCTCACCGACGCATGGAAAGCGCGCTACACAAAGTGA
- the lspA gene encoding signal peptidase II: MRLLWITAALAFVLDQITKYGVIYGLALQPGQSYELLPPLVTFRKGLNTGINFGLLHGHPDITRWALFALALAICVALVIWAKRSFTRTAEFASAGLVLGGALGNAVDRVFHRGVLDFLNMSCCGINNPYIFNVADIFIFAGAIGLLVWGGSKKAA, encoded by the coding sequence ATGCGGCTGCTTTGGATCACAGCGGCGCTGGCCTTTGTGCTGGACCAGATCACCAAATACGGGGTGATCTACGGGCTGGCCCTACAGCCGGGCCAAAGCTACGAATTGCTGCCGCCGCTGGTGACCTTCCGCAAGGGGCTGAACACCGGCATCAATTTCGGGCTGCTCCACGGGCATCCCGACATCACCCGCTGGGCGCTGTTTGCGCTGGCGCTTGCGATCTGCGTGGCGCTGGTGATCTGGGCAAAGCGCAGCTTTACCCGCACGGCGGAATTCGCCTCGGCCGGGTTGGTCTTGGGCGGGGCGTTGGGCAACGCGGTCGATCGGGTGTTCCATCGCGGCGTTCTGGACTTTCTCAACATGTCCTGCTGCGGGATCAACAATCCCTACATCTTTAATGTCGCCGATATCTTTATCTTTGCAGGGGCGATCGGCCTGCTGGTTTGGGGCGGCAGCAAAAAGGCTGCGTGA
- a CDS encoding DUF3035 domain-containing protein yields the protein MQSATGRNMIACALVALTLAACGDRDPELMNINRSQRTPDEFAILPNKPIQQPETYAALPTPTPGGGNLVDPTPDADAVAALGGDPRRVARNGGPLVGDPGLLNHSLRYGRRDAIRAELAAADLEYRRKNDGRLLERLFNLTIYYKAYEPYALDQHAELERWRRAGARTPAAPPQVE from the coding sequence ATGCAATCGGCTACGGGGCGGAACATGATCGCCTGCGCGCTGGTCGCCCTGACGCTGGCGGCCTGCGGTGATCGCGATCCCGAACTGATGAACATTAATCGGTCGCAGCGCACACCGGACGAATTCGCGATCCTTCCCAACAAACCCATTCAGCAGCCGGAAACCTATGCCGCGCTGCCGACGCCCACGCCGGGCGGTGGCAACCTTGTCGATCCGACGCCCGATGCCGACGCAGTCGCGGCGCTGGGTGGCGATCCGCGCCGGGTTGCGCGCAATGGGGGGCCGCTCGTCGGCGATCCCGGTCTGCTCAACCATTCCCTGCGCTATGGCCGCCGCGATGCGATCCGCGCCGAACTGGCCGCAGCCGATCTGGAATACCGTCGTAAGAATGACGGGCGGCTACTTGAGCGGCTTTTCAACCTGACGATCTACTATAAGGCCTATGAGCCCTACGCGCTGGACCAGCATGCCGAGCTGGAGCGCTGGCGCCGGGCCGGGGCACGCACCCCCGCCGCGCCGCCGCAGGTCGAGTAA
- the purH gene encoding bifunctional phosphoribosylaminoimidazolecarboxamide formyltransferase/IMP cyclohydrolase has product MTTDLQPLKRALLSVSDKDGLIDLGRALDARGVELLSTGGTARALRDAGLTVKDVSEVTGFPEMMDGRVKTLHPKVHGGLLALRDDAAHVAAMDEHGIGPIDLLVVNLYPFEETVAKGADYDTCIENIDIGGPAMIRAASKNHAFVSVVTDVEDYDALLAELDAQDGQTTYAFRQRLAQIAYARTAAYDTAVSTWMAQALDLDTPRRRSFAGTLKQSLRYGENPHQAAAFYTDGSARPGVATARQWQGKELSYNNINDTDAAFELVAEFDPAETAACAIIKHANPCGVARGGSLIDAYRAAFDCDRTSAFGGIVAFNRELDEETAREITGIFTEVVIAPGATDAAREVFAAKKNLRLLTTDGLPDVLAGGHTVRQVAGGLLVQDKDAGFVGIDDLKVVTKKAPTEDQMRDLLFAWKVAKHVKSNAIVYVKDQATVGVGAGQMSRVDSALIAAKKAERMAEALGLDAPLTQGSAVASDAFFPFPDGLLEAAAAGATCVIQPGGSMRDNEVIAAADEAGLAMVFTGMRHFRH; this is encoded by the coding sequence ATGACCACCGATCTTCAACCGCTGAAGCGCGCGCTGCTTTCCGTTTCCGACAAGGACGGGCTGATCGATCTGGGCCGGGCGCTGGATGCGCGCGGCGTCGAATTGCTGTCGACCGGCGGCACCGCCCGCGCCCTGCGCGACGCGGGCCTGACGGTAAAGGATGTCTCCGAGGTTACCGGCTTCCCCGAAATGATGGACGGGCGAGTCAAGACGCTGCATCCCAAGGTGCATGGCGGCCTGCTGGCGCTGCGCGATGACGCGGCCCATGTCGCGGCGATGGACGAACACGGCATCGGCCCGATCGACCTGCTGGTGGTGAACCTCTACCCGTTCGAGGAAACCGTCGCCAAGGGCGCGGATTACGACACCTGCATCGAGAATATCGACATTGGCGGCCCGGCGATGATCCGCGCGGCGTCCAAGAACCACGCCTTTGTCAGCGTTGTCACGGATGTCGAGGATTACGACGCGCTGCTCGCCGAGCTCGATGCGCAGGACGGGCAGACGACCTATGCCTTCCGGCAGCGGCTGGCGCAGATCGCCTATGCCCGCACCGCCGCCTATGACACCGCCGTGTCCACATGGATGGCGCAGGCGCTGGATCTGGACACGCCGCGCCGCCGCAGCTTTGCCGGGACGCTGAAGCAAAGCCTGCGTTACGGCGAAAACCCGCATCAGGCGGCGGCCTTCTATACCGATGGCAGCGCGCGCCCCGGCGTCGCCACCGCCCGCCAGTGGCAGGGCAAGGAACTAAGCTACAACAACATCAACGACACCGACGCGGCGTTCGAACTGGTGGCCGAATTCGACCCGGCCGAGACTGCCGCCTGCGCGATCATCAAGCACGCCAACCCCTGCGGCGTGGCGCGGGGCGGGAGCCTGATCGACGCCTATCGTGCCGCGTTCGATTGCGACCGCACCTCGGCCTTTGGCGGGATCGTCGCATTCAACCGTGAGCTGGACGAAGAAACCGCGCGCGAGATCACCGGCATCTTTACCGAGGTGGTGATCGCGCCGGGCGCGACCGACGCCGCGCGCGAGGTCTTTGCCGCCAAAAAGAACCTGCGCCTGCTGACGACCGACGGCCTGCCCGATGTGCTGGCGGGCGGTCACACGGTGCGGCAGGTCGCGGGCGGGCTGCTGGTGCAGGACAAAGACGCGGGCTTTGTCGGCATCGACGATCTGAAGGTGGTGACCAAGAAGGCCCCGACCGAGGACCAGATGCGCGATCTGCTGTTCGCGTGGAAGGTGGCCAAGCACGTCAAATCCAACGCCATCGTCTATGTGAAGGATCAGGCCACGGTTGGCGTGGGCGCGGGCCAGATGAGCCGGGTCGACAGCGCGCTGATCGCCGCCAAGAAGGCCGAGCGGATGGCGGAGGCCCTTGGCCTCGATGCGCCGCTGACCCAAGGCAGTGCGGTTGCGTCGGATGCGTTTTTCCCGTTCCCCGATGGCCTGCTGGAGGCGGCGGCTGCCGGAGCGACCTGCGTGATCCAGCCCGGCGGCTCGATGCGCGACAATGAGGTGATCGCCGCAGCGGACGAGGCTGGCCTCGCCATGGTGTTCACCGGCATGCGCCATTTCCGGCACTGA
- a CDS encoding CDP-alcohol phosphatidyltransferase family protein: protein MIDARIQPLQRAAMRPPAQLLAGWGVTADAISVVGFLIGLMAVAALAFGLWPLALLFIAINRLMDGLDGAVARLNGPTERGAFLDIALDFVFYALVPVGFALHNPGVNGLPAAVLIAAFVGTGSSFLAFAAVAAQRGQTAVAFPQKGIYYLGGLTEGFETIVLFVAMCLFPGHFATLAWVFAAACAVTTVLRWHQGWTAFR from the coding sequence ATGATCGACGCGCGGATACAGCCCCTGCAACGCGCGGCGATGCGGCCGCCTGCGCAACTGCTTGCAGGATGGGGGGTCACAGCGGACGCAATCAGCGTTGTTGGATTTCTGATCGGGCTCATGGCGGTGGCGGCGCTTGCCTTTGGTCTATGGCCTCTGGCGCTGCTCTTTATCGCCATTAACCGGTTGATGGACGGGCTGGATGGCGCGGTGGCGCGGCTGAACGGCCCGACCGAGCGCGGCGCGTTTCTCGATATTGCGTTGGACTTCGTGTTCTACGCGCTCGTGCCGGTTGGGTTCGCGCTGCACAATCCAGGGGTCAACGGCCTGCCAGCTGCGGTGTTGATTGCGGCCTTCGTCGGGACCGGCTCATCGTTTCTGGCGTTTGCGGCGGTCGCGGCGCAGCGGGGGCAGACGGCGGTCGCGTTTCCGCAAAAGGGTATCTACTATCTGGGAGGCCTGACCGAAGGGTTCGAGACGATCGTGCTATTCGTGGCGATGTGCCTGTTCCCTGGTCATTTCGCGACCTTGGCATGGGTCTTTGCCGCCGCATGCGCGGTCACGACGGTCCTGCGCTGGCACCAAGGCTGGACTGCCTTTCGCTGA
- a CDS encoding RidA family protein gives MTIERIEPGARMSQAVVHNGTVYLAGQVGTGADITEQSKSALAEVDRLLAAVGSDKSRILSTTVWVSDMALFADMNAVWDAWVDPANPPARATGEAKLATPDYLVEFIVTAAVG, from the coding sequence ATGACTATCGAACGGATCGAACCCGGCGCCCGCATGAGCCAAGCGGTCGTGCATAATGGCACCGTCTACCTTGCCGGTCAGGTTGGCACAGGCGCCGACATTACCGAACAAAGCAAGTCCGCCTTGGCCGAAGTTGACCGGCTCCTCGCGGCTGTGGGCTCGGACAAATCGCGGATCCTGTCCACGACAGTCTGGGTCTCCGATATGGCGCTGTTTGCAGATATGAACGCCGTCTGGGACGCATGGGTCGATCCCGCCAACCCGCCGGCCCGCGCGACCGGCGAAGCCAAGCTCGCGACACCAGACTACCTTGTCGAGTTCATCGTAACGGCTGCGGTCGGCTGA